A genomic region of Rhizobium sp. NXC24 contains the following coding sequences:
- a CDS encoding VOC family protein, whose protein sequence is MTSPNLIIFYVKDPAESVPFYRDLLGREPAVAAPNFAAFPLDNGFTLGLWRRSNVEPQPSAIGNRGELAFMVEGEGAVAEHYQDWKARGLPIAQELTTMDFGPTFVVLDPDGHRLRVCEPDK, encoded by the coding sequence ATGACAAGCCCGAATCTCATCATCTTCTACGTTAAGGACCCGGCCGAAAGCGTGCCTTTCTATCGCGACCTGCTCGGCCGCGAGCCCGCCGTTGCCGCGCCGAATTTCGCTGCCTTCCCGCTCGACAATGGTTTCACCCTCGGCCTCTGGCGCCGCAGCAACGTCGAGCCGCAGCCCTCGGCCATCGGCAATCGCGGTGAACTCGCCTTCATGGTCGAAGGCGAAGGCGCGGTCGCGGAACATTACCAGGACTGGAAAGCCCGCGGCCTGCCGATTGCGCAGGAACTGACGACCATGGATTTCGGCCCGACCTTCGTCGTGCTGGATCCCGACGGTCATCGTCTCAGGGTTTGTGAGCCGGATAAGTGA
- a CDS encoding VOC family protein: protein MLHHISFGVSDIERAATFYDAAFAPLGYVRVWEDLNPGDPNQAIGYGPPGGGDKFAIKLRGKEAHAPGPGFHLAFVAPSRDAIVSFHKAALAHGGKDNGPPGLRPHYGPNYFAAFVIDPDGHRIEVVTKAAE, encoded by the coding sequence TTGCTGCATCATATTTCATTCGGCGTCTCAGATATCGAGAGAGCCGCCACCTTTTACGACGCCGCCTTCGCACCGCTCGGCTATGTCAGGGTTTGGGAAGACTTGAACCCCGGCGATCCCAACCAGGCGATCGGATACGGCCCGCCGGGTGGGGGCGATAAGTTCGCCATCAAATTGCGTGGCAAGGAAGCCCACGCGCCAGGTCCGGGCTTCCATCTCGCCTTTGTCGCGCCAAGCCGTGATGCCATCGTCTCCTTTCACAAAGCAGCGCTCGCCCATGGCGGAAAGGACAACGGGCCGCCTGGTCTTCGGCCTCATTACGGGCCGAATTATTTTGCAGCCTTTGTCATCGATCCGGATGGGCACCGTATCGAGGTCGTCACCAAGGCTGCGGAATAG